One part of the Fusobacterium perfoetens genome encodes these proteins:
- a CDS encoding NAD(P)/FAD-dependent oxidoreductase, with product MKKVYDLVVVGGGPAGLTAGIYAGRSNLSVLVVEKSGVGSLAMAHSIENYPGFAEEITGKELLSKMKDQAKRFGVEFMEGTFLGIDIYSDPKIVKTDVDNIEARTIVMALGAGKNSGKKLAGEKEFLGKGVSYCATCDGAFTRNMIVSLFGQGEEVAEEALFLTRFSKEINIFIKDSEFKCSEESLKLLKENEKVKIYLGAEIKELKGGEYLESAKVLIDGEEKEFPTQYAFLYLGTKNLTELIGEFATLDKAGFVETDDTMKTKVEGIYVAGDMVAKKVRQVTTAVNDGTIAGMEVVKYILKNKKN from the coding sequence ATGAAAAAAGTATATGATTTAGTTGTTGTAGGTGGAGGACCAGCAGGTCTTACAGCTGGAATATATGCAGGAAGAAGTAATCTTTCTGTTTTGGTTGTAGAAAAATCTGGAGTTGGAAGTTTAGCGATGGCTCATTCTATTGAAAATTATCCAGGATTTGCTGAGGAGATAACTGGAAAAGAGTTACTTTCTAAAATGAAGGACCAAGCAAAAAGATTTGGTGTAGAATTTATGGAAGGAACTTTTTTAGGGATTGATATATATTCTGATCCAAAAATAGTTAAAACAGATGTTGATAATATCGAGGCAAGAACAATAGTTATGGCTCTTGGAGCTGGAAAAAATTCTGGAAAAAAACTTGCAGGAGAGAAAGAATTTTTAGGTAAAGGAGTTTCATACTGTGCTACTTGTGATGGAGCTTTTACAAGAAATATGATAGTTTCTTTATTTGGACAAGGGGAAGAGGTAGCTGAGGAGGCATTGTTCCTAACTAGATTTTCAAAAGAGATAAATATTTTTATAAAAGATAGTGAGTTTAAATGTAGTGAAGAATCTTTAAAACTTCTTAAAGAAAATGAAAAAGTAAAAATCTATCTTGGAGCAGAGATTAAAGAGTTAAAAGGTGGAGAATATCTTGAAAGTGCAAAAGTTTTAATCGACGGAGAGGAAAAGGAGTTTCCTACTCAGTATGCTTTCCTTTATCTTGGAACAAAAAATTTAACTGAACTTATAGGAGAGTTTGCAACTTTAGATAAGGCTGGATTTGTTGAAACAGACGATACTATGAAAACAAAAGTTGAAGGAATCTATGTAGCTGGAGATATGGTTGCTAAAAAGGTTAGACAGGTAACAACAGCTGTTAATGATGGAACTATTGCTGGAATGGAAGTTGTAAAATATATATTAAAAAATAAGAAAAATTAA
- a CDS encoding MBL fold metallo-hydrolase, with the protein MEVKKFITNPAGLMTHSYLAWDDDKIAYLFDCEGERVDKIVDFIEEKGLDLRYIILTHGHSDHICGLNRVKSLFPDAKVFIGDEDAECLVDSNLSHSNYIFGINFVYNGPFKRIKGGDFVGKFRVIDTPGHTVGSKCFFDEEDKILISGDTMFRRSFGRYDFPGSSGEQLFNSLRRLCKLPSETVVYSGHTESTTIGEERIFLTSLGII; encoded by the coding sequence ATGGAAGTTAAAAAATTTATAACTAATCCTGCAGGACTTATGACACATAGTTATTTGGCTTGGGACGATGATAAAATAGCTTATCTATTTGATTGTGAGGGAGAAAGAGTAGATAAAATAGTGGATTTTATAGAAGAAAAAGGTTTAGACTTAAGATATATAATTTTGACACACGGACATTCAGATCATATTTGTGGATTAAATAGAGTAAAATCTCTATTTCCAGATGCAAAAGTTTTTATAGGAGATGAAGATGCTGAGTGTTTAGTTGACTCTAATTTAAGCCATTCTAACTATATTTTTGGAATAAATTTTGTTTATAACGGACCTTTTAAAAGAATAAAAGGTGGAGATTTTGTTGGAAAATTCAGAGTGATTGATACTCCGGGACATACAGTAGGTTCAAAATGTTTCTTTGACGAGGAAGATAAAATTTTAATATCTGGAGATACAATGTTTAGAAGAAGTTTTGGAAGATATGATTTTCCGGGAAGTAGTGGAGAGCAACTTTTCAATAGTTTAAGAAGACTTTGCAAACTTCCAAGTGAAACAGTTGTATATAGTGGACATACTGAAAGTACAACAATAGGGGAAGAGAGAATATTTTTAACATCTTTAGGAATAATTTAG